The bacterium genome contains the following window.
GCTGATGGCCGAAAAAAACGATGAAACCATGCTCATGGTTCAGATCGAATCCGGGGAGGCGGTGCGTAATGTCGACGATATTGCGGCTGTGGAAGGAGTCGATATTCTCTTCATCGGATCTTCCGATCTCAGTCAGGATATGGGAATCACGCCCGATCCCCGTCACCCGAAGCTCGAAGAGGCTGTTCATACCGTGAGCAGGGCCATTAAACAGCACGGTAAAATCGGGGCGTTCATCGTTCCCGACCCTTCGAGGGTACCGTACTACTGCGACCTCGGTTTCAACCTTATCATCTGTGGCATGGACACCGCGATGTTCAGGAGCGCCGCGGAAACACTGCTCGCCCGGTTCAAGCCAGGAGACAAGGCATGAATACTTTTCGCGGCTACCCCCGAAAAAACGGTCCTGCCGGAATCCGTAATGTCGTTCTTGTCATTTCTGGCGATCTCTGCTGTAATCCATGGTCGAAAGCGATTGCGGCCCCGTTTGATAACTGCTATGCCCTCATGCACAAACACGGCGTCGGGAATTATGCCCCGGACAGGGTGCTTTTCAGACGTCTGCTCTCCGGAATAACCACGCACCCGAACGTGGCGGGTTTCGTGTTCGTCTCATCGGGCAACGAGGATCATACACCCGCCGAAATACTTGAAGCGGCGCGGCGTACGGGGAAACCATTCCATGTCGTCTCCGTCAAAACCCTCAAAGGCGGTGCTGCCCTCGTACGGCAAGGAAGAAAGCATGCCGACCGTCTGGTCAGGGAATCTCTCCGGGCCGAACGGGTCGAAACCGGCATCGATCAGCTCAGAATAGGGCTCAACTGCGCGGGAACAGACACCGCTTCCGCACAATCGTCGAATCTCGTCTGCGGCGCCGTGACAGACCGCCTTTCCGGGGCCGGAGCAACGGTTGTCCTGAGCGAAACACCCGACCTGATCGGGCTCGAAAGCGAACTCTTCGACCGGTGTGAATCGGAGCCCGACCGTAAAAAACTCCGCGAATTTGTACGATACCGCGAAGCCCGGCTCACCGCGACAGGTGAAAAAGCCGACGATATCGAGATGGTCGCCTTCAATGTCGAGGGCGGACTCGCGACGCTCAGGCAGAAAGCGCATGTTTCCATTCTCAAGGCAGGAACCGGAACATTCAGTGAGATTATCGGGTACGGGCAGGCGCCGTCGAAATCCGGCCTCGTTTTTATGGACGGCCCGGCGATGACCGATTTTGTCCTGACCGGATTCATGGGCGCCGGAGTGCACATCATGCTCAACACATGCGGTGAAGGCCCCGGAAATACCATGCCCTTTACCGTCGGAGCCGATATGCCTTCGCCGATTCTCCCGGTCGTCAAGATAACCGGGAGCGCCACATATTTCAGGCAGCGGGCAAACAGGATCGACTTCGATTCGAGTGCGCTTCTCACTGGAGCCGAGGATAAAAACCATGCCGCCGACCGTCTGATACGCATGATCGTCGATGTCGCTTCGGGCAAGCCGACACAAACCGAAAAGGGGCAGGATTACCTGCTCAACATCCCCATGCAGTTTCATCAGGCATGATACAGGATTATGGTCGGAAAATCAGAAATACGCACTTCGATCCAGCCTGAAGATTCAAATAATGCTTATCGATCCGAAGCAAACCGTCATTCGACAATTATTCATGCATTGAAAACACGAAATTATCATCCGACATGGAAGGAACAATCTCATGTATCATCTTTTCACCCGCCGCATGGCAATTTCAATCATAACGGTCATGGTAATAGCCCTACTGGCATGCTGTGCGGAAAAGACAGTTCAAACGCCATCACTGAAAGTCGGCGTCGGGGAAACAATCATTACCCCCGCCGGACCCTTCCAGATGGACGGTTTTGCCCGCAGCCAGGTCTCCACCGGCGTGCACGACGATCTCTATGCCCGCAGCCTTGTTATCGAGGACAGCAAGGGTACGGCAATCGTCATGATGACTGTCGCCCTCGTTGCAGTCCCCCGCGAGGATTTTGCCGTCATCAGGCAGGGTATAACCGATAAAACCGGCATCCCGCCGAACAATATCATGATTTCTGCAACCCATACACACTCGGGACCACGGTTACGTCAGGGCAATGTGTCCGTAGCCGGAGCGGTGCTTTCCAGTTCGGCGGAGCAGTCGCGAGAATCGATCGAGGTTTATCACAAACTCCTCATCGACCGTTGTATCGAAAGCGCGGTAACCG
Protein-coding sequences here:
- a CDS encoding UxaA family hydrolase, with the protein product MNTFRGYPRKNGPAGIRNVVLVISGDLCCNPWSKAIAAPFDNCYALMHKHGVGNYAPDRVLFRRLLSGITTHPNVAGFVFVSSGNEDHTPAEILEAARRTGKPFHVVSVKTLKGGAALVRQGRKHADRLVRESLRAERVETGIDQLRIGLNCAGTDTASAQSSNLVCGAVTDRLSGAGATVVLSETPDLIGLESELFDRCESEPDRKKLREFVRYREARLTATGEKADDIEMVAFNVEGGLATLRQKAHVSILKAGTGTFSEIIGYGQAPSKSGLVFMDGPAMTDFVLTGFMGAGVHIMLNTCGEGPGNTMPFTVGADMPSPILPVVKITGSATYFRQRANRIDFDSSALLTGAEDKNHAADRLIRMIVDVASGKPTQTEKGQDYLLNIPMQFHQA